A region from the Gossypium hirsutum isolate 1008001.06 chromosome A08, Gossypium_hirsutum_v2.1, whole genome shotgun sequence genome encodes:
- the LOC107930492 gene encoding kinesin-like protein KIN-UB isoform X2 — protein sequence MACNVYRNGTGLHKGAMRPLAASNSSNVKSSSFKSRIPPSSNHSPGSAPLRPSKSAGGSDGVPGRVRVAVRLRPRNAEESVADADFADCVELQPELKRLKLRKNNWDSETYEFDEVLTEFASQKRVYEVVAKPVVETGTGKTFTLGRLGEEDTSARGIMVRSMEEILANVSPETDSVSVSYLQLYMETIQDLLDPANDNISIVEDPKTGDVSLPGATHVEIRDEQDFMELLRTGEAHRIAANTKLNTESSRSHAILMVHVKRSVLGAEDVIPSETDKSSHFAKPPKPLVRKSKLVLVDLAGSERVHKSGSEGHMLEEAKSINLSLSALGKCINALAENSAHVPVRDSKLTRLLRDSFGGTARTSLIVTIGPSPRHRGETTSTILFGQRAMKVENMLRIKEEFDYKSLSRKLEIQLDKLIAENERQQKVFDDEVERINLEALNRVSEVERNFADALEKERLKCQMEYMESVKKLEEKMIENQQKHGCDGFMKDKCNGEGPVSSIVEDVAEVKKLLEKEIHMRKEAEDEVNKLKSQLGQCPDSGEGGGSEILKLQKALADEVRQKKKLEEEMIILRSQMLQLTFEADQMRRCLGRNGSANAYGGLDSPMSQVRDSLNGHKTPVAALFEQVGLQKILALLESEDANVRIHAVKVVANLAAEEANQERIVEAGGLTSLLMLLRSYEDENIGRVVAGAIANLAMHETNQELIMIQGGINLLSVTASRAEDPQSLRMVAGAIANLCGNDKLQTKLRSEGGIKALLGMARCGHPDVLSQVARGIANFAKCESRASTNGIKSGRSVLINDGALPWIVQNANNDSSPIRRHIELALCHLAQHEVNAKDMISGGALWELVRISRDCSREDIRSLARRTLNLSPIFRAEMRRLRIEV from the exons ATGGCGTGTAATGTTTACAGGAATGGTACGGGTTTGCACAAGGGAGCAATGAGGCCACTCGCCGCTTCAAATTCATCGAATGTCAAATCATCTTCATTCAAATCAAGAATTCCTCCTTCGTCGAATCACTCGCCAGGATCTGCACCTCTTCGCCCCTCCAAGTCCGCTGGAGGAAGTGacggag TGCCTGGAAGAGTTCGAGTAGCTGTTAGATTAAGGCCGCGTAACGCGGAAGAATCTGTGGCGGATGCAGATTTTGCAGATTGTGTTGAACTACAGCCTGAG CTCAAGAGGCTTAAACTTAGGAAGAACAATTGGGATTCAGAAACATACGAGTTTGATGAGGTGCTTACGGAATTTGCTTCTCAGAAGCGTGTCTATGAAGTTGTTGCGAAGCCTGTTGTAGAG ACTGGAACCGGGAAAACTTTTACTCTTGGACGGTTGGGTGAGGAAGATACATCAGCTCGTGGAATAATGGTCCGCTCAATGGAGGAGATTTTAGCAAATGTTTCTCCAGAAACAGATTCTGTTTCTGTTTCATATTTGCAG CTTTATATGGAGACCATCCAGGATCTCCTTGATCCAGCAAATGATAATATTTCCATTGTGGAAGATCCCAAAACTGGAGATGTTTCATTACCAGGGGCAACTCATGTAGAAATCAGGGACGAGCAGGACTTTATGGAGTTGTTAAGGACAGGAGAGGCTCACCGAATTGCTGCAAATACAAAGCTAAACACTGAATCATCGCGCAGTCATGCTATTTTGATG GTACATGTTAAGAGATCGGTTTTGGGAGCAGAAGATGTTATTCCAAGTGAAACAGACAAGTCTTCTCACTTTGCCAAACCTCCAAAGCCTCTTGTGCGAAAAAGCAAGCTGGTTTTGGTAGATTTGGCAGGCTCAGAGCGCGTCCACAAGTCAG GAAGTGAGGGACACATGTTGGAGGAAGCCAAGTCTATTAACCTCTCACTGAGTGCTTTGGGAAAGTGCATTAATGCTTTAGCAGAGAATAGTGCTCACGTGCCAGTTCGTGATTCAAAACTTACGAGGCTGCTTAGAGATTCATTTGGAG GCACTGCAAGAACCTCATTAATAGTTACCATTGGTCCCTCCCCACGACATCGAGGAGAGACTACAAGTACAATACTGTTTGGCCAAAGG GCTATGAAGGTGGAAAATATGTTGAGAATAAAAGAAGAGTTTGATTATAAAAGTTTGTCCAGAAAGCTTGAAATACAGCTGGACAAGCTCATTGCAGAAAACGAACGGCAACagaaagtatttgatgatgaagtTGAAAGAATAAACTTAGAAGCACTAAACCGTGTTTCAGAGGTTGAGAGAAATTTTGCAGATGCCTTAGAG AAGGAGCGACTAAAGTGCCAGATGGAATATATGGAATCCGTTAAGAAGCTGGAGGAAAAGATGATAGAAAATCAACAAAAGCATGGGTGTGATGGCTTCATGAAGGATAAATGTAACGGAGAG GGGCCAGTTTCTTCTATCGTTGAGGATGTTGCTGAGGTCAAAAAGCTACTAGAGAAAGAAATTCACATGAGAAAGGAAGCTGAAGACGAGGTCAACAAACTTAAGAGTCAGCTAGGGCAGTGCCCAGATTCAGGG GAAGGTGGTGGTTCTGAAATCTTGAAGCTCCAAAAAGCTCTGGCAGATGAGGTTCGTCAAAAAAAGAAGCTTGAAGAAGAAATGATTATACTAAGAAGTCAAATGTTACAACTGACTTTTGAAGCCGACCAG ATGAGAAGGTGTCTTGGAAGAAATGGATCTGCAAATGCTTATGGCGGTTTAGATTCTCCAATGTCTCAAGTTAGGGACTCTTTAAATGGACATAAGACGCCAGTTGCTGCACTATTTGAACAAG TTGGATTGCAAAAGATCTTAGCTTTGCTCGAGTCAGAGGATGCCAATGTACGCATTCATGCTGTGAAAGTGGTCGCCAACCTAGCTGCTGAAG AAGCGAATCAGGAAAGGATTGTTGAAGCTGGTGGTCTTACTTCCTTGCTGATGCTTCTCAGAAGCTATGAGGATGAAAATATTGGCAGAGTCGTAGCTGGTGCAATTGCCAATCTTGCTATGCATG AAACCAATCAAGAACTCATAATGATTCAAGGGGGAATCAATTTATTGTCTGTGACTGCATCTCGTGCTGAGGACCCTCAGTCTCTACGCATGGTTGCTGGAGCTATAGCTAACCTATGTGGGAATG ATAAGTTGCAAACAAAGCTGAGGTCCGAAGGTGGAATTAAGGCCTTGCTGGGAATGGCAAGATGTGGACACCCTGATGTTCTTTCCCAAGTTGCACGTGGAATTGCCAACTTCGCCAAATGTGAATCCCGTGCGTCAACTAATG GCATAAAAAGTGGGAGATCGGTTCTTATCAATGATGGTGCGCTTCCATGGATTGTGCAAAACGCTAACAATGATTCCTCACCTATTAGGAGACACATTGAGCTTGCACTATGTCATTTAGCGCAACATG AAGTAAACGCAAAGGACATGATAAGTGGAGGTGCCCTTTGGGAGCTGGTTCGGATATCGCGGGATTGTTCTCGAGAAGACATAAGAAGTCTTGCTCGACGAACTCTGAATTTAAGTCCCATATTTCGAGCTGAAATGAGACGACTAAGGATAGAAGTATGA
- the LOC107930492 gene encoding kinesin-like protein KIN-UB isoform X1, producing the protein MACNVYRNGTGLHKGAMRPLAASNSSNVKSSSFKSRIPPSSNHSPGSAPLRPSKSAGGSDGVPGRVRVAVRLRPRNAEESVADADFADCVELQPELKRLKLRKNNWDSETYEFDEVLTEFASQKRVYEVVAKPVVESVLDGYNGTVMAYGQTGTGKTFTLGRLGEEDTSARGIMVRSMEEILANVSPETDSVSVSYLQLYMETIQDLLDPANDNISIVEDPKTGDVSLPGATHVEIRDEQDFMELLRTGEAHRIAANTKLNTESSRSHAILMVHVKRSVLGAEDVIPSETDKSSHFAKPPKPLVRKSKLVLVDLAGSERVHKSGSEGHMLEEAKSINLSLSALGKCINALAENSAHVPVRDSKLTRLLRDSFGGTARTSLIVTIGPSPRHRGETTSTILFGQRAMKVENMLRIKEEFDYKSLSRKLEIQLDKLIAENERQQKVFDDEVERINLEALNRVSEVERNFADALEKERLKCQMEYMESVKKLEEKMIENQQKHGCDGFMKDKCNGEGPVSSIVEDVAEVKKLLEKEIHMRKEAEDEVNKLKSQLGQCPDSGEGGGSEILKLQKALADEVRQKKKLEEEMIILRSQMLQLTFEADQMRRCLGRNGSANAYGGLDSPMSQVRDSLNGHKTPVAALFEQVGLQKILALLESEDANVRIHAVKVVANLAAEEANQERIVEAGGLTSLLMLLRSYEDENIGRVVAGAIANLAMHETNQELIMIQGGINLLSVTASRAEDPQSLRMVAGAIANLCGNDKLQTKLRSEGGIKALLGMARCGHPDVLSQVARGIANFAKCESRASTNGIKSGRSVLINDGALPWIVQNANNDSSPIRRHIELALCHLAQHEVNAKDMISGGALWELVRISRDCSREDIRSLARRTLNLSPIFRAEMRRLRIEV; encoded by the exons ATGGCGTGTAATGTTTACAGGAATGGTACGGGTTTGCACAAGGGAGCAATGAGGCCACTCGCCGCTTCAAATTCATCGAATGTCAAATCATCTTCATTCAAATCAAGAATTCCTCCTTCGTCGAATCACTCGCCAGGATCTGCACCTCTTCGCCCCTCCAAGTCCGCTGGAGGAAGTGacggag TGCCTGGAAGAGTTCGAGTAGCTGTTAGATTAAGGCCGCGTAACGCGGAAGAATCTGTGGCGGATGCAGATTTTGCAGATTGTGTTGAACTACAGCCTGAG CTCAAGAGGCTTAAACTTAGGAAGAACAATTGGGATTCAGAAACATACGAGTTTGATGAGGTGCTTACGGAATTTGCTTCTCAGAAGCGTGTCTATGAAGTTGTTGCGAAGCCTGTTGTAGAG AGTGTTTTGGATGGTTATAATGGAACTGTAATGGCTTATGGCCAGACTGGAACCGGGAAAACTTTTACTCTTGGACGGTTGGGTGAGGAAGATACATCAGCTCGTGGAATAATGGTCCGCTCAATGGAGGAGATTTTAGCAAATGTTTCTCCAGAAACAGATTCTGTTTCTGTTTCATATTTGCAG CTTTATATGGAGACCATCCAGGATCTCCTTGATCCAGCAAATGATAATATTTCCATTGTGGAAGATCCCAAAACTGGAGATGTTTCATTACCAGGGGCAACTCATGTAGAAATCAGGGACGAGCAGGACTTTATGGAGTTGTTAAGGACAGGAGAGGCTCACCGAATTGCTGCAAATACAAAGCTAAACACTGAATCATCGCGCAGTCATGCTATTTTGATG GTACATGTTAAGAGATCGGTTTTGGGAGCAGAAGATGTTATTCCAAGTGAAACAGACAAGTCTTCTCACTTTGCCAAACCTCCAAAGCCTCTTGTGCGAAAAAGCAAGCTGGTTTTGGTAGATTTGGCAGGCTCAGAGCGCGTCCACAAGTCAG GAAGTGAGGGACACATGTTGGAGGAAGCCAAGTCTATTAACCTCTCACTGAGTGCTTTGGGAAAGTGCATTAATGCTTTAGCAGAGAATAGTGCTCACGTGCCAGTTCGTGATTCAAAACTTACGAGGCTGCTTAGAGATTCATTTGGAG GCACTGCAAGAACCTCATTAATAGTTACCATTGGTCCCTCCCCACGACATCGAGGAGAGACTACAAGTACAATACTGTTTGGCCAAAGG GCTATGAAGGTGGAAAATATGTTGAGAATAAAAGAAGAGTTTGATTATAAAAGTTTGTCCAGAAAGCTTGAAATACAGCTGGACAAGCTCATTGCAGAAAACGAACGGCAACagaaagtatttgatgatgaagtTGAAAGAATAAACTTAGAAGCACTAAACCGTGTTTCAGAGGTTGAGAGAAATTTTGCAGATGCCTTAGAG AAGGAGCGACTAAAGTGCCAGATGGAATATATGGAATCCGTTAAGAAGCTGGAGGAAAAGATGATAGAAAATCAACAAAAGCATGGGTGTGATGGCTTCATGAAGGATAAATGTAACGGAGAG GGGCCAGTTTCTTCTATCGTTGAGGATGTTGCTGAGGTCAAAAAGCTACTAGAGAAAGAAATTCACATGAGAAAGGAAGCTGAAGACGAGGTCAACAAACTTAAGAGTCAGCTAGGGCAGTGCCCAGATTCAGGG GAAGGTGGTGGTTCTGAAATCTTGAAGCTCCAAAAAGCTCTGGCAGATGAGGTTCGTCAAAAAAAGAAGCTTGAAGAAGAAATGATTATACTAAGAAGTCAAATGTTACAACTGACTTTTGAAGCCGACCAG ATGAGAAGGTGTCTTGGAAGAAATGGATCTGCAAATGCTTATGGCGGTTTAGATTCTCCAATGTCTCAAGTTAGGGACTCTTTAAATGGACATAAGACGCCAGTTGCTGCACTATTTGAACAAG TTGGATTGCAAAAGATCTTAGCTTTGCTCGAGTCAGAGGATGCCAATGTACGCATTCATGCTGTGAAAGTGGTCGCCAACCTAGCTGCTGAAG AAGCGAATCAGGAAAGGATTGTTGAAGCTGGTGGTCTTACTTCCTTGCTGATGCTTCTCAGAAGCTATGAGGATGAAAATATTGGCAGAGTCGTAGCTGGTGCAATTGCCAATCTTGCTATGCATG AAACCAATCAAGAACTCATAATGATTCAAGGGGGAATCAATTTATTGTCTGTGACTGCATCTCGTGCTGAGGACCCTCAGTCTCTACGCATGGTTGCTGGAGCTATAGCTAACCTATGTGGGAATG ATAAGTTGCAAACAAAGCTGAGGTCCGAAGGTGGAATTAAGGCCTTGCTGGGAATGGCAAGATGTGGACACCCTGATGTTCTTTCCCAAGTTGCACGTGGAATTGCCAACTTCGCCAAATGTGAATCCCGTGCGTCAACTAATG GCATAAAAAGTGGGAGATCGGTTCTTATCAATGATGGTGCGCTTCCATGGATTGTGCAAAACGCTAACAATGATTCCTCACCTATTAGGAGACACATTGAGCTTGCACTATGTCATTTAGCGCAACATG AAGTAAACGCAAAGGACATGATAAGTGGAGGTGCCCTTTGGGAGCTGGTTCGGATATCGCGGGATTGTTCTCGAGAAGACATAAGAAGTCTTGCTCGACGAACTCTGAATTTAAGTCCCATATTTCGAGCTGAAATGAGACGACTAAGGATAGAAGTATGA